One Heptranchias perlo isolate sHepPer1 chromosome 31, sHepPer1.hap1, whole genome shotgun sequence DNA segment encodes these proteins:
- the LOC137300378 gene encoding haloacid dehalogenase-like hydrolase domain-containing protein 3 — protein sequence MRPRLLTWDVKDTLLRVRHSIGELYSSEAKLHGIQVEAEALDRSFLAAFRKQDELFPNYGLGRGLSSQQWWGDIVKRTFRLCGVNQERVLSPLAENLYRGFCSARNWEVFADVRDTLTHCHQLGIRMAVISNFDQRLEQILANCELRQHFEFVLTSEDVGAAKPEPRIFVKALGIAQVEPEQATHVGDDVWKDYLAARTVGMESYLICREEEEEPVGAKGLVPKAHVLHSLQQLCSLLK from the coding sequence ATGAGGCCACGGTTGCTGACCTGGGATGTGAAGGACACTCTGCTCCGAGTGCGTCACTCGATTGGCGAGCTGTACTCCTCGGAGGCCAAGCTCCACGGGATCCAGGTGGAGGCCGAAGCTCTTGACCGATCGTTCCTCGCTGCCTTCAGGAAGCAGGACGAGCTGTTCCCCAACTACGGCCTAGGCCGGGGCCTGAGCTCCCAGCAGTGGTGGGGGGACATAGTTAAACGGACCTTCCGGCTGTGCGGGGTGAACCAAGAGCGGGTGTTGTCCCCGCTCGCCGAGAACCTTTATCGGGGGTTCTGCAGCGCTAGGAACTGGGAGGTGTTTGCCGATGTGAGGGACACTCTGACTCACTGCCACCAACTGGGAATCCGCATGGCAGTAATTTCAAACTTTGACCAGCGCCTGGAGCAGATTCTAGCCAACTGCGAGCTGCGGCAGCATTTTGAGTTTGTGTTGACGTCGGAGGACGTCGGGGCGGCCAAACCCGAGCCCCGGATCTTCGTTAAGGCCCTGGGCATCGCCCAGGTGGAGCCCGAGCAGGCCACACACGTAGGAGACGATGTGTGGAAGGACTATCTGGCGGCCAGGACTGTGGGGATGGAGAGCTACCTGATCtgcagagaggaggaggaggagcccgtcGGGGCGAAGGGATTGGTGCCCAAGGCCCATGTCCTCCACTCCCTGCAGCAGTTGTGCAGCCTCCTGAAATGA